The Xyrauchen texanus isolate HMW12.3.18 chromosome 17, RBS_HiC_50CHRs, whole genome shotgun sequence DNA window AGACACAAAGAGTTCGTCGAAGTGCCGTTATTTCACAGAGTTTCCCTGTTCTAGTGCAATAGtaacaaacagaaaaatgaaagaaaaatgtgaTGTAGACTTCCTCTCTGACCACACCACCTATCTGGTTTACATCAATGGTTCTCACTCAAATACAGCTTCCTTCAAACCTTTGTGTCCTTACGCAATATCTGCCTGACCCGTTCAAATATAAAACTACAAATTTCACTCTGCCTTTGAGTAATTGGATGTTTTAACACTTTATTCTTGCCTATTGTGTACAGAGAGGAACATAAgactggtaaaaaaataaaacctccAATAAAAAAGTGAGTGAATTTGAATCATAAACACTCACATGTTATCCATCCATTCAATGTTAAAGAACATGCTTTCTGCATACCTCTGGTTCTTTTGGCCTCATTTGTCTAGTGCTAATTTCTACTTCATCTGATTGAGACTTCCAAATGTTTTGCTACATTTATCCAGACTTGAACACACTACCTCTTCCCCAAACACCACCATGTTCCCTTCTCTCCACCCCCTTTGTTTCCTTCTTAAGCATCGTCTTCTGCCTCTTCCTCAAACTCCCCCTCTTCCTCAGCCGTTGCATCCTGATACTGCTGGTACTCGGACACCAGGTCATTCATGTTACTCTCTGCCTCAGTGAACTCCATCTCATCCATACCCTCTCCTGTGTACCAGTGCAGGAAAGCCTTACGCCTGAACATAGCTGTGAACTGCTCAGAAATACGCTTGAACAGTTCCTGGATGGCTGTGCTGTTCCCAATGAAAGTGACGGCCATTTTGAGACCCCTAGGGGGAATGTCGCATACAGCGGTTTTGACGTTGTTGGGTATCCATTCCACAAAGTAGCTGCTGTTCTTGTTCTGGACGTTCAGCATCTGCTCGTCTACCTCCTTCATGGACATGCGGCCACGGAACACAGCGGCAACGGTCAGGTAGCGGCCATGTCTTGGATCGCAGGCAGCCATCATGTTCTTTGCATCGAACACTTGCTGTGTGAGCTCAGGCACAGTGAGGGCACGGTACTGCTGGCTGCCTCTGCTGGTTAGAGGGGCAAAGCCGGGCATGAAGAAGTGCAGACGGGGGAAGGGCACCATGTTAACAGCTAATTTGCGCAGGTCAGCATTTAGCTGGCCGGGGAAGCGCAAACAGGTGGTAACACCACTCATGGTGGCAGAGACCAGATGGTTGAGGTCGCCATATGTGGGTGTGGTAAGTTTGAGTGTGCGGAAGCAGATGTCATATAAGGCTTCATTGTCTATGCAGTAGGTCTCATCTGTGTTCTCAACCAGCTGATGGACTGACAGCGTGGCATTGTAAGGCTCCACAACAGTGTCAGAAACTTTTGGCGAAGGCACCACACTGAAGGTGTTCATGATGCGGTCTGGGTACTCTTCACGGATTTTGCTGATGAGGAGGGTGCCCATACCTGACCCGGTGCCCCCGCCCAGGGAGTGAGTGAGCTGGAAACCCTGTAGGCAGTCACAGCTCTCAGACTCCTTACGAACCACATCCAGAACTGAATCCACAAGTTCTGCTCCTTCTGTGTAGTGGCCCTTGGCCCAGTTATTACCAGCCCCACTCTGTCCTGTGGGGTGACAGGAAGGAAGCACAGACATTAAACTGTACAGTGGAAGATGAGGGATTTCACATTTGTTATCTGCAGTatatgcatttgtttgtttttttttttttttttttttaattagctattttcataaataaatacccatatgactttcttctttccatggaacacaaaaagagatgtactAATCTCAAACTTATTATCTGACCATCACATTCCAACTCAAAATTTCCTTTTACAAGTCACTCACCAAACACAAAGTTGTCTGGTCTGAAGATCTGCCCAAAAGGTCCTGACCGCACAGAGTCCATAGTGCCGGGCTCCAGATCCACAAGAATAGCTCTTGGCACATATTTACCTCCTCCAtgagagtaagagagagacaaagggagaaagaaagaagcaaaccagctaaatacacatacagtacaaattAGATGTACAAGGCAAAATACAAGTGAACATCTTCACTAGGCACATGCAGGTTTAGGGCTTTGAAAAATCAAGTACCTGTGGCTTCATTGTAGTAGACACTGATTCTGTCCAGCTGCAGGTCACTGTCTCCGTGATACGTTCCTGTTGGGTCTATCCCATGCTCATCACTAATCACCTCCCAGAACtgaaaacaacaaaaagcaaTGAAGACATTTTCCACTTAGATTTACATGCTGATATAACACTTAAATTCTATTCAGTGTTATtcagtaaattattttataatgcattttgaGAAAAATTGTAAACTAATCTACCTCTAGTGTGTTTTTCTGGATGAATAGCATGAGTTTAGACTGAGTTTTAGCTCAGAGGGAGGCTTTAATCTGAAGCAAAAAGCTTCCCCTTATATGGGCGTTTAATCATTAATTCTGTGTTACTGTCCAAGTGACCTTAATCTGAAAGATCCAGAGAGAGGGGGGATGAGATGGGCATAACAAGGGAGTAAGCAAATAAATGGACAATGAATATATATTGTTCTTGGGAATTAAGCTATtggaaataattgttttgaaataATTAGGCCAATAAAGGCTCTGACTTACAAAGCCCTTTTACTGTGACCCTCTTCTGAAACTCAAGCCTATCATAACCTGTAACTCAATGCAACCTACATTTCTGTTGTGTCATCACATAAGTTAATCTTAAAATACCATGTTGATGTAATTATTGACCTTTTTAACAATAAGAtgatgtgacgaggaggagagtGTGGCCAGGCCTTGAGGGTGCACGGCCagcgctgaatcagatgatcagcaggAGACCGAGATAAAGGGgggccggagatgccagttcgagagagagagacgcatgcggccgcactgcatgtgtgtgtgtgtttgtttatgtttgttttatgtggagtttacattaaaagttacgttgactgttcagcaggttcccgcctcctccttgcccgaccTTTATCTGTTACTGTGgtaccgaaacccgggagggaggagggatatgTTGTCGCGGAGTCCTCACCGCTGCCATTCGCCAGGGGAGCAAccacggccatctgcctggggatggaggagCCACTGCCGGCCGCCAAGTGCCTGAGGAGCTACTGCCCTCCGCCGAGAATGGGAGAAGTGATTCCGTCCGGCAGGGGTCTGAGGgttcgctgccatctgccggaggAGGACCGGgtcctttccctctccccactcctcccctcgtctctccaccaggttcccaggaggcagggtggaccaTGACTGACAGAACAGCCGGAAGGGCAGCATCTCCCCTCCGGGGAGGTGGGGGGATTAAGTCAGtctggtggcaccccggcctgaatcgggcgggGGAGGATTACGATGAGGAGGtgggcgtggctgggccgtgacGGTGCAAGGCCAGCACTGAATGAGATGATCAGCAGGAGAATGAGATAAAGGTGGCCGGAGACCAGtttgggagagggagagagagtttgttttatgctgagttttaccattaaactttacgttgatTATTCAGCCGTTTCCCGCCTCCTCACCCAACCTTTAACTGTTACATATGATTATCccatgatcacttctgaatgagtTTAATTCCACCAATTGTTCAATCCACTGAATCAATTTAATATAATGAATATGTAATTCATTCCTCAATTaatcatatttcatttatatttataccaTGCAGGCCATGAACAGCAGCTGTTAGATTCAGTAAATCCACACATACCATTAACTCCCTGACCTCAGCTGAGAAGCAGACACTGAAGAGCTAGAATTTGTAAGGCATGTCAAAGTCTTATAAAAGAAGATTTAACCCAGTTACTGATGGCACAAAAGACATGCAACATCTCATGggcaatctttaaaaaaaatgtaatctttaatgGGGTCACTGGGTGTGAACTACAGTATGTTCTTTTTGTTGGCTTTAATCCCTTTGTTGATGTGGTACTGTGTCAGATTTATTGGATTATTAATGGAATATTTAAACGGAATATAACGGGCAAAACTGTATCTTTTGTTAGAATAACTGCATCCAGTAAAAAGGGGCCAACTTGAAAGCAAATTAAACAGTGATTCAATACATAGGAACAGTAACACAAGGTGATTTAACGGATTAAAAGAAGACTTCACAACGACACAATAATAGGctactttaattattattttcagataATATTCCCGAAAAACGATTTTTCCCGATTTTTCGTTGTCGTTCTTAATCGCCCCACCCTTTCCCGTGCTCCGCTTGATTAGTCCATCACAGCGCTCCATATCTGCACATCGTCAAAAgagtttaatataataataaaggtagaaaacacttgaaaaattataataaaaaaataattccatACGATAATATCGCTGTTATTGTATGTAATATTCAAATCAGTGCCACGTGTCATAGCTCGCGCGCTGGTCATTGATGGGCTTGACAGCTGTTTAAAGGGCTCGTGACAGTGATAACTGGTGGCACGGTAATAATTATTGTGCGCGCGGCTGCTTAGATCAAACCCGCCACACCCGGAGCATTGCAAAGAATGGGAGAAAGAAAGACGACAAACCCCCCTCTACTCCGTCAATCCATTCAGCCATCGTACTCTGATTTATAGACTAAGAGATTTCTGAGAATGCGGAATTTGAGCGTCATTCATTCGAAGACAGAGCAATTGTTCTATTAAGAAACAGAACAGGAGATTT harbors:
- the tubb5 gene encoding tubulin beta-5 chain, with the translated sequence MREIVHIQAGQCGNQIGAKFWEVISDEHGIDPTGTYHGDSDLQLDRISVYYNEATGGKYVPRAILVDLEPGTMDSVRSGPFGQIFRPDNFVFGQSGAGNNWAKGHYTEGAELVDSVLDVVRKESESCDCLQGFQLTHSLGGGTGSGMGTLLISKIREEYPDRIMNTFSVVPSPKVSDTVVEPYNATLSVHQLVENTDETYCIDNEALYDICFRTLKLTTPTYGDLNHLVSATMSGVTTCLRFPGQLNADLRKLAVNMVPFPRLHFFMPGFAPLTSRGSQQYRALTVPELTQQVFDAKNMMAACDPRHGRYLTVAAVFRGRMSMKEVDEQMLNVQNKNSSYFVEWIPNNVKTAVCDIPPRGLKMAVTFIGNSTAIQELFKRISEQFTAMFRRKAFLHWYTGEGMDEMEFTEAESNMNDLVSEYQQYQDATAEEEGEFEEEAEDDA